The following proteins are co-located in the Silene latifolia isolate original U9 population chromosome 1, ASM4854445v1, whole genome shotgun sequence genome:
- the LOC141586379 gene encoding uncharacterized protein LOC141586379 has protein sequence MRKPELSGRMSKWSVYLSGYDIRYDPRTAIKSQALADFVSDFSLAIQNLVDKEILTLQGNKEAEATNNETEYEALILGMKLALELGIRNLQAFSDSLLIVNHVNDEYVARDSKMIAYLKVVKELKQKFRDCKLKQVPRDQNVEADALATLGATFKPTELANIPIAHVLGPSIQKVEEADKGELEDQQDGATVLSSTDGHSDDQSADQADDRDWRTPYLDWLKHGKLPDDKKEVRGFKMKPYRFTLIDNVLFRKSLTGPYLRCLDKQEAHTIFHALHSGECGKMKGAGVYPIKPSHRATSVLQ, from the exons ATGAGAAAGCCTGagctgtcaggcagaatgtcaaaatggtccgtATACCTTAGTGGGTACGACATCAGGTATGATCCAAGAACCGCAATAAAGTCGCAGGCACTGGCAGATTTCGTGTCAGATTTCAGCCTAGCTATCCAAAACCTGGTAGACAAAGAAATCCTAACCCTCCAAGGGAACAAGGaggcagaa GCaactaacaatgaaacagaatatgaAGCCTTAATACTAGGAATGAAGCTGGCTCTGGAATTAGGAATCAGGAACCTGCAGGCATTTAGCGACTCCTTACTTATAGTTAACCATGTGAATGATGAGTATGTAGCTAGGgattcaaagatgatagcctACCTAAAAGTGGTAAAGGAGCTTAAACAGAAATTCAGAGATTGCAAGCTCAAACAGGTCCCCAGAGACCAGAATGTGGAGGCTGACGCCCTAGCAACCTtgggggcaaccttcaagccAACAGAGCTGGCTAACATCCCCATCGCACATGTATTGGGGCCATCAATCCAAAAAGTAGAAGAAGCAGATAAAGGAGAACTAGAAGATCAGCAGGATGGGGCGACAGTTTTGTCAAGCACAGATGGCCATTCAGATGACCAGTCAGCTGATCAGGCAGATGATCGGGACTGGCGAACGCCTTACCTAGATTGGTTAAAGCACGGAAAGCTACCGGATGACAAGAAGGAGGTAAGGGGCTTTAAAATGAAACCCTACAGATTCACACTAATTGATAATGTGCTTTTTAGAAAGTCACTGACAGGACCCTACTTACGATGCCTGGATAAACAAGAAGCACATACCATATTTCATGCCCTCCATAGTGGCGAATGCGGAAAAATGAAGGGGGCAGGAGTCTATCCAATAAAGCCCTCACACAGAGCTACTTCTGTCCTACAATGA